In Halobaculum limi, one DNA window encodes the following:
- a CDS encoding ATP-dependent helicase: MTDGRDLLASTAADYDFDPATVTIEDGEVLDRLEPSVREWWVEQFGAYVPGNGGFFTPPQREAIPLIDDRENALVCSPTGSGKTLASFTAILNDLFRRERADPEGLDNSVYCLYVSPLKSLANDITRNLADPIEGITANLTARGHDTDLRQAIRHGDTPDSERQAMLEETPHVLNTTPETLAILLNSPKFKEKLRTVEYVVVDEIHSLAENKRGTHLAVSLERLERLCEGSPTRIGCSATVEPLSTMAEFLVGGEYDADAGTWEPREYELVDTRFVREFDLRLECPTDDLIDTPREVVNDRFYDRLHELIDDHENTLVFTNTRSGAERVLSNLREGYGYDEETSGCHHGSMSKEQRERIEEKLKAGDIDVVTTSTSLELGIDMPHIDLVVQVGSPKSVASLLQRVGRAGHRLGQTVEGRVIALDRDELVECTVMLKKAEEGFVDRVFVPEDAQDVAAQQVYGMAINGVKREADVLDTLRSAYPYRNYTDADWEQLCRYLTADYPGMEEKNVYAKVWRDTNDAPDGEYHYEEFDVDEPLIGKRGRLARVIYMTNIGTIPDSFTIDVFVRGSDEWVGQLDEAYLDTLEKGDVFQLGGGTYQFSYRRGSKVYVDPSSQRPTVPSWFSERLPLSYDLGREILEFQEGVMDRLAEGGPAEARHWLRRFPLDENTVRAITRMFDEQRRFLGDEGVSTPDRLVVEQVLDRAEYRRHYHVHSNYGRQFNDGLSRIVAYRCSRRANTNVAVAVADNGFTVTMPLNRKVDVADVVASIDADDVYPDLRASLDGTDLLKRYFRINATRSLMILKRYKGYEKSAAQQQVSSEMLISFAEDLDSFAVLEETYREIVEDKLNLTGIREVVEAVQTGDVEVVHHEVETPSPRAFGLATLMASDVVLADDEDAVLEEFHARVKEELGEDADAGVLADGPSTESE; encoded by the coding sequence ATGACCGACGGTCGGGACCTGTTGGCTTCGACGGCCGCAGACTACGACTTCGATCCCGCGACCGTCACTATCGAGGACGGCGAGGTTCTCGACCGTCTGGAACCGAGCGTTCGCGAGTGGTGGGTCGAGCAGTTCGGCGCGTACGTCCCCGGCAACGGCGGCTTCTTCACGCCGCCACAGCGAGAGGCCATCCCGCTCATCGACGACCGCGAGAACGCGCTGGTGTGCTCGCCCACGGGGTCGGGCAAGACGCTCGCCAGTTTCACCGCCATCCTCAACGACCTGTTCCGCCGCGAGCGAGCGGACCCGGAGGGCCTCGACAACAGCGTCTACTGTCTGTACGTCTCGCCGCTGAAGTCGCTCGCGAACGACATCACCCGCAACCTCGCAGACCCCATCGAGGGCATCACGGCGAACCTCACGGCGCGTGGCCACGACACCGACCTTCGGCAGGCCATCCGCCACGGCGACACTCCCGACAGCGAGCGTCAGGCGATGCTCGAAGAGACGCCGCACGTCCTCAACACGACGCCCGAGACGCTCGCCATCCTGCTCAACTCGCCGAAGTTCAAGGAGAAACTCCGCACCGTCGAGTACGTCGTCGTCGACGAGATACACTCGCTGGCGGAGAACAAGCGCGGCACCCACCTCGCGGTGTCGCTGGAGCGTCTGGAACGACTGTGTGAGGGGTCACCGACTCGGATCGGCTGTTCGGCCACCGTCGAACCGCTGTCGACGATGGCGGAGTTTCTCGTAGGTGGAGAGTACGACGCCGACGCCGGCACGTGGGAGCCACGCGAGTACGAACTCGTCGACACCCGGTTCGTCCGAGAGTTCGACCTTCGCTTGGAGTGTCCGACTGACGACCTCATCGACACGCCCCGAGAGGTGGTGAACGACCGCTTCTACGACCGCCTCCACGAATTGATCGACGACCACGAGAACACGCTCGTGTTCACGAACACCCGGTCGGGAGCGGAACGCGTGCTCTCGAACCTCCGCGAAGGCTACGGCTACGACGAGGAGACGAGTGGTTGTCACCACGGGTCGATGTCGAAGGAGCAACGCGAGCGAATCGAGGAGAAACTCAAGGCCGGCGACATCGACGTCGTGACGACCTCTACGTCGTTGGAGTTGGGTATCGATATGCCCCACATCGACCTCGTCGTGCAGGTCGGGTCGCCGAAGTCGGTCGCCTCACTCCTCCAGCGAGTGGGCCGTGCGGGCCACCGTCTCGGACAGACCGTCGAGGGCCGGGTGATCGCACTCGACCGCGACGAACTCGTCGAGTGTACGGTGATGCTGAAGAAGGCCGAGGAGGGGTTCGTCGACCGCGTGTTCGTCCCCGAGGACGCCCAGGACGTCGCCGCCCAACAGGTGTACGGGATGGCGATCAACGGCGTAAAACGCGAGGCCGACGTCCTCGACACGCTCCGGTCGGCGTACCCCTACCGGAACTACACCGACGCCGACTGGGAGCAGTTGTGCCGGTACCTCACCGCCGACTACCCGGGGATGGAGGAGAAGAACGTGTACGCGAAGGTGTGGCGCGACACGAACGACGCGCCCGATGGCGAGTACCACTACGAGGAGTTCGACGTGGACGAACCGCTGATCGGAAAGCGGGGCCGACTCGCTCGCGTCATCTACATGACGAACATCGGGACCATCCCCGACTCGTTCACCATCGACGTGTTCGTGCGCGGCAGCGACGAGTGGGTGGGCCAACTCGACGAGGCGTACCTCGACACCTTGGAGAAGGGCGACGTGTTCCAGTTGGGCGGCGGCACCTACCAGTTCTCCTACCGCCGCGGGTCGAAGGTGTACGTCGACCCCTCCAGTCAGCGGCCGACCGTGCCCTCGTGGTTCTCCGAACGCCTGCCGCTGAGTTACGATCTGGGTCGGGAGATACTTGAGTTTCAGGAGGGAGTGATGGACCGACTCGCGGAGGGCGGGCCCGCCGAGGCACGGCACTGGCTTCGACGCTTCCCCCTCGACGAGAACACGGTCCGCGCAATCACGCGGATGTTCGACGAACAGCGACGGTTCCTCGGCGACGAGGGTGTGTCGACACCCGACCGTCTCGTCGTCGAACAGGTGCTCGACCGCGCGGAGTACCGCCGTCACTACCACGTCCACAGCAACTACGGCCGGCAGTTCAACGACGGTCTCTCGCGTATCGTCGCCTACCGCTGTTCCCGACGCGCGAACACGAACGTCGCTGTCGCCGTCGCGGACAACGGGTTCACGGTCACGATGCCGCTGAACCGGAAGGTCGACGTCGCCGACGTGGTCGCGTCAATCGACGCCGACGACGTGTACCCCGACCTGCGGGCGTCGCTCGACGGGACGGACCTCCTGAAGCGCTACTTCCGGATCAACGCGACGCGGTCGCTGATGATCCTCAAGCGGTACAAGGGGTACGAGAAGTCCGCCGCCCAACAGCAGGTGTCCTCTGAGATGCTCATCTCGTTCGCGGAGGATCTGGACTCCTTTGCGGTGTTGGAGGAGACGTACCGCGAAATCGTCGAGGACAAACTGAATCTCACCGGCATCCGTGAAGTGGTCGAGGCGGTGCAAACCGGCGACGTCGAGGTCGTCCACCACGAGGTGGAGACACCGTCACCGCGGGCGTTCGGCCTCGCGACGCTGATGGCCAGCGACGTGGTCCTCGCCGACGACGAGGACGCGGTGTTGGAAGAGTTCCACGCCCGCGTGAAGGAGGAGTTGGGCGAGGACGCCGACGCGGGCGTCCTCGCGGACGGACCCTCGACAGAGAGCGAGTAA